The genomic window TACATTTTTCTTGACCCATTTCATTGTATAACCGGCGATGAAACCTCCTGCGATACCACCCAAGAATCCACTATTAATAAGGTTGGCTGCCAGTCCCGCTGCAAATCCAGGCCCAAGTCCAGGTTTATCTGCTAGAGAAAACGACACATAAGCTGCAAGTACAGGAACCATCAGTGTTCCTAACATTCCACCAGAAAGCTTTCTATACATCCATAGCCAAGACCCTTCCTGACCATAAAGTTCCTGAAGACCAAATATCTCCTTTACAAGAACTGCTATTGCAAGTACAGTACCTCCCGCTACTATTAGAGGAACTATATGTGATATCCCGTTTAGAAGTGCTTTCTTAGCCTCTTCTCCAGCTGACATCTCTTTTCTAGGAGTAGAACTTCTTTTAGCTGCAGTTCTTCCCTCTTTTCCTACCTCTAGAGCTTCTTTTATGATCTCTTCTGCTCTTCTCAAAGGATCTGCTACCGATGTCTCCACTGCAGGGATTCCGTCAAATCTGTCTGCTTCCTTTACTGCTACTTCCACAGCAAATATAGCAGCGTGGGCCTTATTTAGGTCTTCATCTGAAATTCTTCCCTCTATACCCATGGCTCCTTGTTTTTCTACTACTACTTTTACTCCTAGTTTTCTCCCGGCCTTTTCTAAAGCCTCTGCCGCCATATAAGTATGTGCTATTCCTGCAGGACAAGCTGTTACTGCAACTATTGTCTTTGCATCCTCAGCCATTACTTCTTCTGACTTTTCTGTATCTTCGCCTATATTGAGCTTTTCTATAAATTCCTTTGGATTTTTTGATTTTACAAGGTCTTCTCTGAAATCATCATCTGCCAGCTTTGTAGTAAGCTTAGCTAAAAGGTCTACATGTGTGCTTCCCTCTTCTGATTTTGGGATGGCAAGCAGAATTACAAGGTTTACATCTTCATCGTCTAAAGTTTCCCATTCCATTTCATTTTTAAGAGTCGCCACTACGAAAGATGCTTCTTTTACTGCATCTGATTTACCGTGCGGTATAGCCAGCCCTTCTCCGATTCCAGTAGCTCCTACAGCTTCTCTGTCCATTACTGCAGTGTAAAACTCTTCCTTCGAAGTTATTTTACCTTCGTCATAAAGCTTTTGGATAAAAACATCTAGTATCTCTTTTTTGTTTTTAAAATCAGCATTCAAAAATATAAGATTCTCATTTGTTAAAGTTCTTAAATCCATGATCTCCTCCTTAATTTAACATGTATATACAAGTGAAAGGCTTAAAAAAAATCAACTGCCAGGCGTCCTGTATATACAACAAACATTGTTAAAAAAAATGACCTCTTTCTGGTCTCTCAGTTTACTTTGTTAACACTATGATATATTCTATTTCTATTTTTGTCAACTTTTTGTTAATTTTTTTTAAAATTTTTTATTGTAAAAATTAACAAAAGAACACAGGAAAGAGTTAAAAATTCTTTCCTGTGTTTTTTGTTATCTGAAGAAACCTGTACTTGGTCTGATTATAATATAATTTTGTGTACTCAAATATTGACCTGTCTTCCAATATAGAGATAAGTTCGATTTTAAACACTGTCATATTTTTATCTAAGGAAAGGTCCTGCCTTATTTTATTTTCTGGTATTACCGGGATATACTCTTTTATCATCTCTTCTATCCGGTGTCCCTTTTCTCTTAGATAATCATATTTTGATTTTTGTACATGCTCAATGGTAAGATCAGGAGATATGTAGGCGGGCATATAAGTAACCTCTAAAATAACAGGTTCGTTATTTATATGACGTATTCTCTCTATATAGAACACGTCATCTTTAGTTGTTATTCCAAGCTTTCCTGCCACCTCTTCACTTGGCTTTATGAGTTCAAAGGCCTTGACATCTGTTCTCGGCACCTTTCCTGTCCTTCTTACCCTCTTTGTAAATCCTATCACCTCATCAAGATAGACTATATCTCTGTTCTCCTTGTCTTTTACATAGGTTCCCTTTCCCTTTACCTTGTAGAGATAACCCTTTGTAACCAAAGTATCTAAGGCTTTTCTGGCAGTCATTCTGCTCACAGAGAAGCTTTCTGCTAGCTGGTTTTCAGACGGTACTTTCTCATCAGGCTTATACTGACCTTTAGTCACTCCGTCTAGTATAAATTTCTCTATTTTTTCATGTTTTGTCAACAAATTTGTTTCCCCCTTTATAAAAAGGATTTCAATATATCTAGTTTCCCATCTATACAAACTTCAAGCCCTGCTGGAATGAAATAAGTGTCTCCTTTTTTAGCAGAATACTCTTTTCCTGAGTGGATAATTTTACCCTCTCCATCTAAAATTGAATATACTCTGAAATTAGGGCTTAGCTTATCATTGTAAATCCCTTCTATCTGCAGTCTGTCGATATTAAAATACTGACATCTAACTATCTCTTCCTTCACTGCCCCGTCTAGGATGATTCTTTCTCTTGTCTCCACAGTGGATATTTCAGGATGTTCGTCAAATTTTATAACATCTGCAGCCTTGTCTATATGGAGCTCTCTCTTCTCTCCGTCTATAAATCTGTCAAAATCATAAATTCTGTAAGTAGTGTCTGAATTCTGCTGAACTTCGCATATTACCACAGATCCCTCTAAACTTGCATGTACTAGACCTGGCTTCACATAGATGCAGTCCCCTTTTTTCACAGAGATTACATTAAACATGTCGTCAAAATTTCCAGCCTTGGCTTTTTCTGTAAACTCTTCTTTTGTCATTCCCTCTTTAAGTCCCATTATGAGCTGGGCATCATGGCTGGCATCTATTATATACCAAGCCTCAGATTTACCAAACTCTTTTTCTACTCTCAAGGCATAGTCGTCACTGGGGTGCACCTGTACAGAAAGTCTGTCATTTACATCAAGATATTTTATAAGAACAGGAAACTTTCCGTTAAATCTACAGTAGACCTCTTTTCCTATAAGTTCCTCTCCTAGACTCTCCATTAGTTCCTCAAGGCTTTTACCCTTTAAAGATCCCTCTTCTACATAGGACATCCCGTTTTTGTGAGAGCTCACTTCCCACGACTCTCCTATTTTTTTATTTTCAGGAAGCTCCATATCGAGGACGTCTTCAAAAGCTCTTCCTCCCCATATTTTTTCGATAAAACATTTTTTAAATTTTAATGGATACATTTTATCCCTCCTCTTTTTTAATTACATTATACTTAAATTCTATAAACTTGTCTATACAGGATTGTTTTTATTTATCCTTCATTAAAAGGAAAGTTTCCTTAATATCTAATCTATATTAGGAAGAGGTGGTTGCATGGAATGGAAAAATATACAGCTAGAAGACAGAGAGAGACTCAATGAATTTTTACAGGGGAGGTTTCAGACAGGAGACCTTA from uncultured Ilyobacter sp. includes these protein-coding regions:
- the mngA gene encoding PTS 2-O-a-mannosyl-D-glycerate transporter subunit IIABC — protein: MDLRTLTNENLIFLNADFKNKKEILDVFIQKLYDEGKITSKEEFYTAVMDREAVGATGIGEGLAIPHGKSDAVKEASFVVATLKNEMEWETLDDEDVNLVILLAIPKSEEGSTHVDLLAKLTTKLADDDFREDLVKSKNPKEFIEKLNIGEDTEKSEEVMAEDAKTIVAVTACPAGIAHTYMAAEALEKAGRKLGVKVVVEKQGAMGIEGRISDEDLNKAHAAIFAVEVAVKEADRFDGIPAVETSVADPLRRAEEIIKEALEVGKEGRTAAKRSSTPRKEMSAGEEAKKALLNGISHIVPLIVAGGTVLAIAVLVKEIFGLQELYGQEGSWLWMYRKLSGGMLGTLMVPVLAAYVSFSLADKPGLGPGFAAGLAANLINSGFLGGIAGGFIAGYTMKWVKKNVRGPQHLNGFFTFYLYPVIGTLVAGSLMLFVVGKPVAALNTGLTNYLDGLSGGNAMLLGAIIGAMVSFDLGGPVNKAAYAFCVGSMANGNFMPYATFASCKMVSAFTTTLATKIRPHLYSEEEIQCGNSTWILGLAGITEGAIPLMIEDPFRVIPSFVVGTAVTGAMVAATGIGLQVPGAGIISMFVLEAGKLSKMTEAGIWLGAALVGTVISTAVLTALRTKKHNLLKQQAHMENAHTI
- a CDS encoding GntR family transcriptional regulator — protein: MLTKHEKIEKFILDGVTKGQYKPDEKVPSENQLAESFSVSRMTARKALDTLVTKGYLYKVKGKGTYVKDKENRDIVYLDEVIGFTKRVRRTGKVPRTDVKAFELIKPSEEVAGKLGITTKDDVFYIERIRHINNEPVILEVTYMPAYISPDLTIEHVQKSKYDYLREKGHRIEEMIKEYIPVIPENKIRQDLSLDKNMTVFKIELISILEDRSIFEYTKLYYNQTKYRFLQITKNTGKNF
- a CDS encoding type I phosphomannose isomerase catalytic subunit, encoding MYPLKFKKCFIEKIWGGRAFEDVLDMELPENKKIGESWEVSSHKNGMSYVEEGSLKGKSLEELMESLGEELIGKEVYCRFNGKFPVLIKYLDVNDRLSVQVHPSDDYALRVEKEFGKSEAWYIIDASHDAQLIMGLKEGMTKEEFTEKAKAGNFDDMFNVISVKKGDCIYVKPGLVHASLEGSVVICEVQQNSDTTYRIYDFDRFIDGEKRELHIDKAADVIKFDEHPEISTVETRERIILDGAVKEEIVRCQYFNIDRLQIEGIYNDKLSPNFRVYSILDGEGKIIHSGKEYSAKKGDTYFIPAGLEVCIDGKLDILKSFL